The Caulifigura coniformis genome includes a region encoding these proteins:
- a CDS encoding helix-turn-helix domain-containing protein: MPGKNRDLATEARERTGLSDQQLAGLLGVQRVTIWFWRKGKTHPNADHATALRKIINRPAASRDRAILNTLVEQAGSIGKLQKLVARVGSRDSN, translated from the coding sequence GTGCCTGGAAAAAACCGAGATCTGGCCACGGAAGCGCGCGAGCGGACGGGCTTGTCGGATCAACAGCTTGCCGGCCTTCTCGGAGTCCAGCGTGTCACGATCTGGTTTTGGCGAAAGGGTAAGACGCACCCGAACGCCGATCATGCGACGGCGCTCCGCAAGATCATCAATCGCCCGGCCGCGTCCCGCGATCGGGCGATTCTGAACACTCTTGTGGAACAAGCTGGATCGATCGGGAAGCTGCAGAAGCTGGTCGCCCGTGTCGGATCGCGGGATTCAAATTGA
- a CDS encoding DUF2513 domain-containing protein yields MKRDMDLVRGILLEVEKAQPGRAWDLRRAIADGAFPGHDETTVLSHAFLMREAGLLEIRTGSNGSGEWKVAWLGHDFIDSARNDTVWERAKGAIREKGFGLSIELLKGVLSKLAKDALGLP; encoded by the coding sequence ATGAAACGTGACATGGATCTCGTGCGAGGGATCCTGCTCGAAGTCGAAAAGGCCCAGCCTGGTCGTGCATGGGACCTACGCAGGGCAATTGCAGATGGGGCGTTTCCCGGGCACGACGAAACGACCGTCTTGTCACACGCCTTCTTGATGCGCGAAGCCGGCCTACTTGAGATTCGAACGGGCAGCAATGGTAGTGGCGAATGGAAAGTTGCTTGGCTTGGCCATGACTTCATCGACAGCGCCCGCAACGACACTGTTTGGGAGAGAGCCAAGGGCGCTATCCGCGAAAAAGGATTCGGACTTTCGATCGAACTTTTGAAGGGAGTGCTCAGCAAGCTTGCGAAAGACGCGCTCGGACTTCCGTGA
- a CDS encoding Abi-alpha family protein → MSDELKAAAIQVADKAYDESRPAIEPLVQTFANVFKMTAFVTGLPAATIGSLPSAYAASLRAFQKLRDAIPEPNRQPPKESIVYSLVQTIPAADEATEAQELFAQLLASASDDRSVSRVHPSFASIIAELSPVDARIIATWKRCSDNVRRSPIDFYHLGRQQPAGDVSVSLENLSRLGLLYSEVDLSMSPPKWVITRFGRQFVDCCCPPQTEGG, encoded by the coding sequence ATGTCTGACGAACTGAAGGCGGCGGCGATTCAAGTAGCCGATAAGGCCTATGACGAGTCCAGGCCGGCGATCGAACCGTTGGTGCAGACGTTCGCCAACGTCTTCAAGATGACAGCGTTCGTGACAGGTCTGCCGGCGGCAACCATTGGCAGCCTGCCCAGCGCCTACGCGGCTTCCCTGCGGGCGTTCCAAAAGCTGCGGGACGCAATCCCTGAGCCGAATCGGCAGCCTCCAAAGGAATCGATCGTCTATTCCCTCGTGCAGACGATCCCCGCAGCTGACGAAGCTACCGAAGCCCAAGAACTGTTTGCGCAACTTCTCGCCAGCGCCAGCGACGACCGCTCTGTCTCGAGAGTGCATCCATCGTTCGCGTCCATCATCGCCGAGCTTTCCCCTGTTGACGCCAGGATCATCGCGACATGGAAGCGGTGCAGTGACAATGTGCGGCGCTCGCCAATTGATTTCTATCACCTGGGGCGACAGCAGCCCGCTGGGGACGTCTCGGTGAGCCTTGAGAATCTTTCACGTCTCGGCTTGCTATACTCCGAGGTCGATCTTTCGATGTCGCCGCCCAAGTGGGTCATTACCCGCTTCGGGAGACAGTTCGTCGACTGCTGTTGCCCACCGCAAACCGAAGGCGGTTGA
- a CDS encoding GspE/PulE family protein, with amino-acid sequence MAALSQSGASSKGAVIATSDADSLGNGVWSLPLPDQASRFGLEYRPSLGDLSPSAIFVEKIPIAFARRQGVMGFAWPVERDAPAAGGQAAVGASERILVALADLRNWRILDTVGRFLGRATKPLLAPVEVIKASINAAYEQQTGRTETVLATIEGDSLLDELRSLPPRDDLLDVQDRAPVVRLVNSVLFDAVTGLASDVHVQPYEDRVMIRVRIDGVLHDVHTVPKHLQDEIISRVKVVGGMNIAERRLPQDGRASVQVGDRLIDLRIASLPTRDGERVVIRLLDKSARLYTLEELGLGEQSVKQLRRLIHLEHGMLLVTGPTGSGKSTTLYAMLREINYKDRNVLTLEDPIEYQLDGISQTQVNIKKGLTFAAGLRSVLRQDPDVIMVGEIRDKETAVMAVQSALTGHLVYSTLHTNDAASAVARLLDLGIEPYLAASSLVAVLAQRLVRRNCDNCLEFYVPSDYELRQPRVTQSRESFRKGRGCVTCRQTGYRGRFGISELLVVNDVIRQQIQDRANASQILAAARTAGMKRLYEDGIDKAAKGLTTLSEVERIAAADLAPE; translated from the coding sequence ATGGCAGCGCTGAGTCAGAGCGGCGCGAGCTCCAAGGGGGCTGTCATCGCCACGAGCGATGCCGACTCGTTGGGAAACGGAGTTTGGTCACTTCCCCTGCCGGATCAGGCATCCCGATTCGGCCTGGAGTACCGTCCCAGCCTAGGCGACCTGTCGCCATCCGCGATCTTTGTCGAGAAGATCCCGATCGCCTTTGCGCGACGGCAGGGCGTCATGGGCTTCGCTTGGCCAGTGGAACGGGATGCACCAGCGGCGGGCGGTCAGGCGGCGGTCGGCGCGTCTGAGCGGATTCTGGTGGCACTGGCCGACCTGCGCAACTGGCGGATCCTCGACACGGTTGGACGATTTCTGGGACGTGCCACGAAGCCGCTCCTGGCGCCGGTAGAGGTCATCAAAGCCTCGATCAACGCCGCGTACGAACAACAAACCGGACGAACCGAAACGGTTCTGGCGACGATCGAAGGGGACAGCCTTCTCGACGAGCTCCGCAGTCTTCCACCCCGAGACGATCTTCTTGATGTCCAGGACCGCGCACCCGTTGTGCGTCTGGTCAATTCCGTGTTGTTCGACGCCGTGACGGGTCTGGCCTCGGACGTGCATGTTCAGCCGTATGAAGACCGCGTGATGATCCGCGTCCGGATTGACGGCGTGCTGCATGACGTGCACACAGTTCCCAAACACCTGCAGGATGAGATCATCAGTCGCGTCAAAGTGGTGGGCGGGATGAACATCGCCGAACGACGGCTGCCGCAGGATGGCCGAGCATCGGTCCAAGTTGGTGATCGCCTGATCGACCTCAGAATCGCATCACTCCCGACACGCGACGGGGAACGGGTTGTCATTCGACTGCTCGACAAGAGCGCCCGCTTGTACACACTCGAGGAACTGGGCCTGGGCGAGCAGTCGGTCAAGCAGCTTCGTCGGCTGATTCACCTGGAGCACGGAATGCTGCTCGTGACCGGACCGACGGGAAGCGGCAAGAGCACGACCCTGTACGCGATGCTCCGAGAGATTAACTACAAAGACCGAAATGTGCTGACGCTGGAAGATCCGATCGAATACCAGCTCGACGGGATCAGCCAGACACAGGTGAACATCAAGAAGGGGCTGACTTTCGCGGCGGGGTTGCGAAGTGTGCTTCGCCAGGATCCGGACGTCATCATGGTGGGTGAAATCCGGGATAAAGAGACGGCCGTCATGGCCGTGCAGTCAGCGCTCACAGGGCATCTCGTCTATTCGACGCTGCACACCAATGATGCGGCCAGCGCCGTCGCGCGCCTGCTGGACCTTGGCATCGAGCCGTATCTGGCAGCCAGTTCCCTCGTGGCGGTTTTGGCACAGAGGCTCGTTCGGAGAAATTGCGACAACTGCTTAGAGTTCTATGTGCCCAGCGACTACGAACTCCGGCAACCGAGAGTGACCCAATCCCGGGAGAGCTTCCGCAAGGGACGAGGCTGCGTGACGTGTCGACAGACGGGTTATCGAGGACGCTTCGGAATCTCCGAATTGCTCGTCGTCAATGACGTTATTCGGCAGCAGATTCAGGACCGTGCAAATGCGTCTCAAATCCTGGCCGCGGCTCGCACTGCGGGAATGAAACGACTCTATGAGGACGGAATCGACAAAGCGGCGAAGGGGCTAACCACGCTCTCGGAAGTCGAGAGAATAGCCGCTGCAGATCTTGCGCCAGAATGA
- a CDS encoding secretin N-terminal domain-containing protein — protein MVQFNLPTELEVKALVDYVSERLGVRFLYDEKIANKKLNIRAPGEVPVESLPGLLQSALRMKGLMLIQTDRPDFFKIVESSRLVEGARPLAPDEPLDGRFSDEAVTQVFVVKHLSPARLNEIVRPILTPQAGTSIPLEGQKILIVTDYVSTVQRLARLIEQVDVPTSDTVIEFIPVKHLEASTLVDRVQVLLAPAARGVTPVAGETQSPLNVSSDERTNQLIVVGRTGEIDRVRSIVAKLDVSIGALTEIYRLKSLAPEKLDRLARGLVPVAEQKRRYQSVVDADERVLVVTADADLHRAIRDLVTRLDVAANAEERSRIRYYRLKYITADKALETIKGVVSGERPAPREFQEARPDGRFRMFEGERLPGPNQPQTRPRRDLLESPAVNPPPDAAPLGGPGARSPENAVLASTEQLGDAELLAKGAHVTADVPSNTLIIVADPPIQRVYEDLIKFLDKPRPQVLIEAKIVVLDTTDNFELGIEVSGGDRVGAQRLFGFSSFGLSTPNAVNGSLALIPGVGFNGTLVDPDIADVVLRAFSQHRRAKVISAPRVLVNDNATGLLTSVSEIPFTSVNASQTVATTSFAGFAEAGTTIECTPHISETDQLQLEYRVTLNEFTGTGSAGVPPPRQTNEIESVVTIPDGHTLIVGGLHRTSHVQERDGLPFIEKIPVLKYAFSDTKEDVAENSLFIFLRPVILRDDKFRDLKYHSEADVKRADVPGAYPRSEPILIK, from the coding sequence ATGGTACAGTTCAACCTGCCGACGGAACTCGAAGTGAAGGCTTTGGTTGACTATGTCAGCGAGCGGCTGGGTGTGCGATTTCTGTACGACGAGAAGATTGCCAACAAGAAACTGAACATCCGGGCACCCGGAGAAGTGCCGGTCGAGTCATTGCCGGGCCTGCTGCAGAGCGCGCTAAGGATGAAGGGATTGATGCTGATCCAGACGGATCGCCCCGATTTCTTCAAGATCGTGGAATCGAGTCGGCTGGTTGAAGGCGCCCGCCCCCTGGCCCCTGATGAACCACTTGATGGCCGTTTCAGTGACGAAGCGGTGACACAGGTTTTCGTGGTGAAGCATCTCAGCCCGGCGCGCCTCAATGAGATCGTCCGGCCGATCCTGACTCCCCAGGCCGGGACGAGCATTCCGCTCGAGGGACAAAAAATCCTGATCGTCACCGACTACGTCTCGACCGTTCAGCGTTTGGCACGCTTGATCGAACAGGTAGACGTGCCGACGTCCGATACGGTCATCGAGTTCATCCCGGTCAAGCATCTGGAAGCCTCGACGCTGGTCGATCGTGTGCAGGTCCTCCTCGCCCCAGCCGCTCGCGGCGTGACTCCGGTTGCCGGGGAAACGCAGTCTCCTCTGAACGTCTCATCGGACGAACGAACCAATCAGCTGATCGTTGTCGGCCGCACGGGTGAGATCGACCGTGTTCGATCGATTGTCGCCAAGCTGGACGTGTCCATCGGTGCGCTGACCGAGATTTATCGGCTCAAGAGTCTCGCCCCCGAGAAGCTCGACCGGCTGGCTCGGGGACTTGTGCCTGTTGCAGAACAGAAGCGTCGGTATCAGTCGGTCGTCGACGCGGATGAGCGGGTCTTGGTTGTGACTGCGGATGCGGATCTGCACCGTGCCATTCGCGACCTTGTCACCCGCCTGGACGTAGCGGCCAACGCCGAGGAGCGAAGTCGCATTCGGTATTACCGACTAAAGTACATCACGGCCGATAAGGCGCTAGAGACGATCAAGGGAGTGGTCAGTGGTGAGCGTCCCGCACCTCGCGAATTCCAGGAAGCCCGTCCTGACGGACGCTTCCGGATGTTCGAGGGAGAACGCCTGCCTGGCCCCAATCAACCGCAGACCCGGCCTCGTCGAGACCTGCTTGAGTCTCCGGCAGTGAACCCTCCACCCGACGCCGCGCCGCTTGGCGGTCCCGGCGCTCGATCGCCGGAGAACGCGGTCCTGGCGTCGACAGAACAGCTGGGGGACGCGGAACTGCTTGCGAAGGGGGCGCATGTCACCGCGGATGTCCCCAGCAACACGCTGATCATCGTGGCGGATCCGCCTATCCAGAGGGTCTACGAAGACTTGATCAAGTTCCTGGACAAGCCCCGTCCGCAGGTCCTCATCGAAGCCAAGATCGTGGTCCTGGACACGACCGACAACTTTGAACTGGGCATCGAAGTTTCGGGCGGTGACCGCGTCGGTGCACAGCGATTGTTCGGCTTCAGCAGCTTTGGACTGAGCACGCCGAACGCGGTCAATGGTTCGCTAGCCCTCATTCCCGGCGTCGGGTTCAACGGGACTTTGGTGGACCCGGATATCGCCGACGTCGTCCTTCGAGCATTCAGCCAGCACCGTCGGGCGAAGGTGATCTCCGCCCCACGAGTCCTCGTGAACGACAATGCCACGGGACTGCTGACGAGCGTTTCAGAAATTCCGTTCACCAGTGTCAATGCGTCGCAGACCGTGGCGACCACCAGTTTTGCCGGGTTCGCCGAGGCCGGAACAACAATCGAATGCACGCCGCACATTAGTGAAACAGATCAACTTCAATTGGAGTACCGAGTCACGCTGAATGAGTTCACCGGAACAGGATCGGCCGGAGTTCCGCCGCCGAGGCAGACCAATGAGATCGAGAGTGTTGTGACGATCCCCGATGGCCACACCCTGATCGTCGGCGGGCTGCATCGCACGAGTCATGTGCAAGAGCGGGATGGCCTGCCGTTCATCGAGAAGATCCCGGTTCTGAAGTATGCGTTCAGCGACACCAAGGAGGATGTCGCTGAGAACTCGCTGTTCATCTTCCTTCGGCCGGTCATCCTGCGCGACGACAAGTTCCGCGACCTGAAGTACCATTCGGAGGCGGACGTGAAGCGGGCAGACGTTCCAGGGGCTTACCCGCGAAGTGAGCCGATCCTGATCAAATAG
- a CDS encoding tetratricopeptide repeat protein — MTPKSYETVAADPHRDTEAAIAKNEKALKHIHAAHWDHAEKALQDALVADVRYGPAHNNLGWVYYKQGRYYLAAWEFEYAQKLMTGIPEPVNNLGLVYEEVGRLAEAQACFDQAAGADPGNPQFLANLARVRLKQGERSTDTAHLLREVAFRDERPEWREWALEHLSSDHRDLVLVGNEVCEPVPGHSSSWGPVPLPNVEIPGELLEVPSLPAPPSPGEKSK, encoded by the coding sequence GTGACGCCCAAGTCCTACGAGACCGTTGCTGCGGACCCGCATCGCGATACTGAGGCGGCCATCGCCAAGAACGAGAAGGCGCTCAAGCATATTCACGCCGCGCACTGGGACCACGCTGAGAAGGCCCTTCAGGACGCACTCGTCGCAGATGTCAGGTACGGCCCGGCACACAACAATCTCGGCTGGGTGTATTACAAGCAGGGGCGCTACTACCTGGCGGCCTGGGAGTTCGAGTATGCGCAGAAGCTGATGACAGGAATCCCCGAACCGGTCAACAACCTCGGCCTCGTCTATGAGGAAGTCGGCCGCCTTGCAGAAGCCCAAGCGTGCTTCGATCAGGCGGCAGGCGCTGATCCTGGGAATCCGCAGTTCCTGGCGAACCTGGCCCGCGTGCGTCTGAAGCAGGGAGAGCGATCGACTGACACGGCTCATCTGCTCCGCGAAGTCGCGTTTCGCGATGAGCGGCCGGAGTGGCGCGAATGGGCCCTGGAGCACTTGTCGAGCGATCACCGGGATCTCGTCCTGGTCGGCAACGAGGTGTGTGAGCCGGTTCCAGGTCACTCCTCATCTTGGGGGCCAGTGCCACTCCCCAATGTTGAGATTCCAGGTGAACTTCTGGAGGTGCCATCGCTTCCCGCCCCTCCGTCTCCGGGAGAAAAGTCCAAATGA
- a CDS encoding GspL/Epsl periplasmic domain-containing protein: protein MSRRHWCLLMDSSTWRVMDLTDKGLVTEVGLAGSESPTDAAWTVFQDLGYDGGDVLLALPSVICLTGQIPISRLPPRADDQTKLFLLEDLLPVAAEEVTADFLSSPSRILGVAVVTEPLRQTIEQLENLGLSIHSIVPWSLLAAHDWIHQRGEADVLVASRPSGVEIIEMAEGRICGWSVADSEKELQWRLAALAADVGRALAVVSDASPPTGDSNRWIASASSWDAAALATAGQVMSGSMSPLIELRRDRLEGAATSRALRGYVRMFQFTTALLLLTMLAGVLWQAARYSRMADDYVSRQQRLFQQILPGQPIPAGIRSRLESERARLRTQQESAAKIPGRDSALLTLVQFLRGVPTSIRIKVNGLAVAGHQVNVRSEVRTPGDASTFVQALRDAGFQVKIPRSVRSGESYAVDFDAQLNPVLRTGADLP, encoded by the coding sequence ATGAGCCGGCGTCACTGGTGTCTGTTGATGGACTCGTCCACCTGGCGCGTGATGGATCTCACGGACAAAGGACTCGTGACTGAGGTCGGCCTTGCTGGGAGCGAGTCTCCGACTGATGCGGCCTGGACCGTCTTTCAGGACCTGGGTTATGACGGCGGCGATGTCCTCCTGGCCCTCCCTTCGGTCATCTGTCTGACGGGCCAGATTCCAATCTCACGACTCCCTCCCCGGGCCGACGACCAAACGAAGCTCTTTCTCTTGGAGGATCTGCTGCCCGTGGCGGCCGAAGAGGTGACGGCCGACTTTCTGTCGAGTCCTTCCCGGATCCTGGGAGTCGCCGTCGTCACGGAGCCGTTGCGTCAAACGATTGAGCAACTGGAGAACTTAGGACTGAGTATTCATTCGATCGTTCCGTGGTCACTCCTCGCGGCGCACGACTGGATCCACCAGCGCGGGGAGGCGGATGTCCTTGTCGCAAGCCGCCCCTCGGGAGTCGAAATCATCGAGATGGCCGAGGGACGGATCTGCGGCTGGAGCGTCGCAGACTCAGAGAAGGAGCTCCAATGGCGGCTCGCGGCCCTCGCTGCCGACGTTGGTCGAGCCTTAGCTGTTGTCAGCGACGCGTCTCCTCCCACTGGCGATTCCAACCGATGGATCGCCTCAGCATCCTCCTGGGACGCTGCCGCCCTTGCGACTGCAGGGCAGGTGATGTCTGGCTCGATGTCGCCCTTGATCGAACTTCGACGCGATCGGCTCGAGGGCGCCGCCACGTCACGCGCTTTAAGGGGCTACGTGCGGATGTTCCAGTTCACCACGGCCCTCCTGCTCCTGACCATGCTCGCCGGTGTTCTCTGGCAGGCGGCCCGTTACAGCCGAATGGCAGATGACTACGTCTCGCGTCAGCAGCGGCTGTTCCAGCAGATTCTGCCGGGGCAGCCGATCCCGGCCGGAATTCGCTCGCGCTTGGAAAGCGAGCGCGCACGTCTTCGAACCCAGCAGGAGTCCGCAGCAAAAATTCCGGGACGCGACTCGGCCTTGCTAACTCTCGTTCAATTTCTGCGTGGCGTCCCGACGTCAATCCGAATCAAAGTAAACGGGCTGGCGGTCGCCGGCCATCAGGTCAATGTTCGGAGCGAGGTGCGTACTCCTGGTGATGCATCGACATTCGTCCAGGCGCTGCGGGATGCTGGCTTCCAGGTGAAAATCCCACGAAGTGTTCGAAGCGGTGAAAGCTACGCGGTCGATTTTGACGCACAGCTCAATCCGGTACTCAGAACGGGGGCCGACTTGCCATGA